Proteins co-encoded in one Streptomyces sp. SLBN-31 genomic window:
- the metH gene encoding methionine synthase gives MASLPPTPSADSRARASALREALATRVVVADGAMGTMLQAQEPTLEDFQNLEGCNEVLNVTRPDIVRSVHSAYFDAGVDCVETNTFGANLTALGEYDIAERVAELSEAGARIARETADEYGARDGRQRWVLGSMGPGTKLPTLGHTTFTAIRDAYQRNAEGLLAGGADALLVETTQDLLQTKASVIAARRAMETAGYEVPLIVSVTVETTGTMLLGSEIGAALTALEPLGIDMIGLNCATGPAEMSEHLRYLARQARIRLSCMPNAGLPVLGKDGAHYPLSAPELADAQETFVREYGLSLVGGCCGTTPEHLRQVVERVRDLAPTERHPQPEPGAASLYQTVPFRQDTSYLAIGERTNANGSKKFREAMLEARWDDCVEMAREQIREGAHMLDLCVDYVGRDGVADMEELAGRFATASTLPIVLDSTEVEVIRAGLEKLGGRAVINSVNYEDGAGPESRFARVTTLAREHGAALIALTIDEEGQARTPEKKVEIAERLIDDLTGNWGIHESDILIDTLTFTICTGQEESRKDGLATIEAIRELKRRHPDVQTTLGLSNISFGLNPAARILLNSVFLDECVKAGLDSAIVHASKILPIARFSEEEVTTALDLIYDRRSEGYDPLQKLMQLFEGATAKSLKAGKAEELAALPLEERLKRRIIDGERNGLEADLDEALQDRPALDIVNDTLLDGMKVVGELFGSGQMQLPFVLQSAEVMKTAVAHLEPHMEKVEGDEAGKGTIVLATVRGDVHDIGKNLVDIILSNNGYNVVNLGIKQPVSAILEAAAEHKADVIGMSGLLVKSTVIMKENLEELNQRGLAADYPVILGGAALTRAYVEQDLYEIYEGEVRYARDAFEGLRLMDALIGVKRGVPGAKLPELKQRRVRATSAVEVEERPEEGHVRSDVATDNPIPTPPFWGTRVIKGIQLKEYASWVDEGALFKGQWGLKQARTGEGPTYEELVETEGRPRLRGLLDRLQTENLLEAAVVYGYFPCVSKDDDLIILDEQGNERTRFTFPRQRRGRRLCLADFFRPEEAGETDVVGLQVVTVGSKIGERTAKLFEANAYRDYLELHGLSVQLAEALAEYWHARVRSELGYAGEDPSDIEDMFALKYRGARFSLGYGACPNLEDRAKIADLLEPERIGVQLSEEFQLHPEQSTDAIVIHHPEAKYFNAR, from the coding sequence ATGGCCTCGTTGCCACCGACCCCTTCCGCCGACAGCCGGGCCCGTGCGTCCGCGCTGCGTGAGGCCCTGGCCACCCGAGTGGTGGTGGCCGACGGAGCGATGGGCACGATGCTCCAGGCCCAGGAGCCCACCCTCGAGGACTTCCAGAACCTCGAAGGATGCAACGAAGTCCTCAACGTCACCCGTCCGGACATCGTCCGCTCCGTGCATTCCGCCTACTTCGACGCGGGCGTCGACTGCGTCGAGACCAACACCTTCGGCGCCAACCTCACCGCCCTCGGCGAGTACGACATCGCCGAACGCGTCGCCGAACTGTCCGAGGCCGGCGCCCGCATCGCCCGCGAGACGGCCGACGAGTACGGCGCCCGGGACGGCCGCCAGCGCTGGGTGCTGGGCTCCATGGGCCCGGGCACCAAGCTGCCCACCCTCGGCCACACCACCTTCACCGCCATCCGCGACGCCTACCAGCGAAACGCCGAGGGCCTGCTCGCCGGCGGCGCCGACGCCCTGCTCGTGGAGACCACCCAGGACCTGCTGCAGACCAAGGCCTCGGTCATCGCCGCCCGCCGCGCGATGGAGACCGCCGGCTACGAGGTCCCGCTGATCGTCTCCGTCACCGTCGAGACGACCGGCACGATGCTGCTCGGCTCCGAGATCGGCGCGGCACTGACGGCGCTGGAGCCGCTGGGCATCGACATGATCGGCCTGAACTGCGCGACCGGCCCCGCCGAGATGAGCGAGCACCTGCGCTACCTCGCCCGCCAGGCCCGTATCCGGCTGTCGTGCATGCCGAACGCCGGCCTGCCCGTCCTCGGCAAGGACGGCGCCCACTACCCGCTGAGCGCGCCCGAGCTCGCCGACGCCCAGGAGACCTTCGTACGCGAGTACGGCCTCTCCCTGGTCGGCGGCTGCTGCGGCACAACCCCCGAGCACCTGCGCCAGGTCGTCGAGCGGGTCCGCGATCTCGCGCCGACCGAACGCCACCCGCAGCCCGAGCCCGGCGCCGCCTCCCTCTACCAGACCGTTCCCTTCCGCCAGGACACCTCCTACCTGGCCATCGGCGAGCGGACGAACGCCAACGGCTCGAAGAAGTTCCGCGAGGCGATGCTGGAGGCCCGCTGGGACGACTGTGTGGAGATGGCCCGCGAGCAGATCCGCGAGGGCGCCCACATGCTGGACCTGTGCGTGGACTACGTCGGCCGGGACGGTGTGGCCGACATGGAGGAGCTGGCCGGCCGCTTCGCGACCGCCTCCACGCTGCCGATCGTGCTGGACTCCACCGAGGTCGAGGTGATCCGGGCGGGCCTGGAGAAGCTCGGCGGCCGCGCGGTGATCAACTCCGTCAACTACGAGGACGGCGCCGGCCCGGAGTCCCGCTTCGCCCGTGTGACCACGCTCGCCCGCGAGCACGGCGCCGCGCTGATCGCGCTGACCATCGACGAGGAGGGCCAGGCCCGCACCCCCGAGAAGAAGGTCGAGATCGCCGAGCGGCTCATCGATGACCTGACCGGCAACTGGGGCATCCATGAGTCGGACATCCTCATCGACACCCTGACCTTCACCATCTGTACGGGTCAGGAGGAGTCCCGCAAGGACGGCCTGGCCACCATCGAGGCGATCCGCGAGCTCAAGCGCCGCCACCCGGACGTGCAGACCACGCTGGGCCTGTCGAACATCTCCTTCGGCCTCAACCCGGCCGCCCGCATCCTGCTCAACTCCGTCTTCCTCGACGAGTGCGTCAAGGCGGGCCTGGACTCGGCGATCGTGCACGCCTCGAAGATCCTGCCGATCGCCCGGTTCTCCGAGGAAGAGGTCACCACGGCCCTCGACCTCATCTACGACCGCCGCAGCGAGGGATACGACCCGCTGCAGAAGCTGATGCAGCTCTTCGAGGGCGCCACCGCCAAGTCGCTGAAGGCCGGCAAGGCCGAGGAACTGGCCGCCCTGCCGCTGGAGGAGCGCCTCAAGCGCCGCATCATCGACGGCGAGCGCAACGGCCTGGAGGCCGACCTCGACGAGGCCCTCCAGGACCGCCCCGCCCTGGACATCGTCAACGACACCCTCCTGGACGGCATGAAGGTCGTCGGCGAACTGTTCGGCTCCGGCCAGATGCAGCTGCCGTTCGTGCTGCAGTCCGCCGAGGTCATGAAGACCGCCGTCGCCCACCTCGAACCGCACATGGAGAAGGTCGAGGGCGACGAGGCCGGCAAGGGCACCATCGTGCTGGCCACGGTGCGCGGCGACGTGCACGACATCGGCAAGAACCTCGTCGACATCATCCTGTCCAACAACGGCTACAACGTGGTCAACCTCGGCATCAAGCAGCCGGTCTCCGCGATCCTGGAGGCGGCCGCGGAACACAAGGCCGACGTCATCGGCATGTCCGGTCTCCTGGTGAAGTCCACCGTGATCATGAAGGAGAACCTGGAGGAGCTCAACCAGCGAGGACTTGCGGCCGACTACCCCGTCATCCTCGGCGGCGCCGCACTCACCCGCGCCTACGTCGAGCAGGACCTGTACGAGATCTACGAGGGCGAAGTCCGCTACGCCCGCGACGCGTTCGAGGGCCTGCGGTTGATGGACGCCCTCATCGGCGTCAAGCGGGGCGTGCCCGGCGCGAAGCTGCCCGAGCTCAAGCAGCGCCGGGTGCGGGCCACTTCGGCCGTCGAGGTCGAGGAGCGCCCGGAGGAGGGCCACGTCCGCTCCGACGTCGCCACCGACAACCCGATCCCCACCCCGCCGTTCTGGGGCACCCGCGTCATCAAGGGCATCCAGCTCAAGGAGTACGCCTCCTGGGTGGACGAGGGCGCCCTGTTCAAGGGCCAGTGGGGACTGAAGCAGGCACGCACCGGCGAGGGGCCGACGTACGAGGAACTCGTCGAGACCGAGGGCCGGCCGCGGCTGCGCGGCCTGCTGGACCGGCTGCAGACCGAGAACCTGCTCGAAGCGGCCGTCGTCTACGGCTACTTCCCCTGCGTGTCCAAGGACGACGACCTGATCATCCTGGACGAGCAGGGCAACGAACGCACCCGCTTCACCTTCCCCCGCCAGCGACGCGGCCGCCGCCTGTGCCTGGCCGACTTCTTCCGCCCCGAAGAGGCAGGGGAGACCGACGTGGTCGGCCTCCAGGTCGTCACCGTCGGCTCGAAGATCGGTGAGCGGACCGCGAAGCTCTTCGAGGCCAACGCCTACCGCGACTACCTCGAACTGCACGGCCTGTCCGTGCAGTTGGCCGAAGCCCTCGCCGAGTACTGGCACGCGCGCGTGCGTTCGGAGCTCGGTTACGCCGGGGAGGACCCCAGCGACATCGAGGACATGTTCGCCCTGAAGTACCGGGGCGCGCGCTTCTCCCTCGGCTACGGGGCGTGCCCGAACCTGGAGGACCGGGCCAAGATCGCCGACCTGCTCGAACCCGAGCGCATCGGCGTCCAGCTCTCCGAGGAGTTCCAGCTGCACCCCGAGCAGTCCACGGACGCGATCGTGATCCACCACCCGGAGGCGAAGTACTTCAACGCCCGCTGA
- a CDS encoding IclR family transcriptional regulator: MARNIQSLERAAAMLRLLAGGERRLGLSDIASSLSLAKGTAHGILRTLQQEGFVEQDEASGRYQLGAELLRLGTTYLDVHELRARALVWTDDLARSSGESVYLGVLHQQGVLIVHHVFRPDDSRQVLEIGAMQPLHSTALGKVLSAYDPVAHSEAMEADRKPFTDRTVCEAEDFEHILDITRARGYAADVEETWEGVASVAAPIHDRRRMPVGAVGITGAVERLCRAEDRDALRPELIAAVRDCARAVSRDLGAGRF, encoded by the coding sequence ATGGCACGGAACATCCAGTCGCTCGAACGGGCGGCCGCGATGCTGCGGCTGCTCGCGGGCGGCGAGCGGCGGCTCGGCCTCTCGGACATCGCCTCGTCGCTGAGTCTCGCCAAGGGCACCGCCCACGGCATTCTGCGCACCCTCCAGCAGGAGGGTTTCGTCGAGCAGGACGAGGCCTCCGGGCGTTACCAGCTGGGGGCGGAGCTGCTGCGTCTGGGCACCACCTATCTGGACGTCCACGAGCTGCGCGCGCGTGCCCTGGTGTGGACGGACGACCTGGCCCGCTCCAGCGGGGAGAGCGTGTACCTCGGCGTGCTGCACCAGCAGGGGGTGCTCATCGTGCACCACGTCTTCCGGCCCGACGACAGCCGGCAGGTGCTGGAGATCGGCGCCATGCAGCCACTGCACTCCACGGCCCTGGGCAAGGTGCTGTCGGCCTACGACCCGGTCGCGCACAGCGAGGCGATGGAGGCCGACCGCAAGCCCTTCACCGACCGCACGGTGTGCGAGGCGGAGGACTTCGAGCACATCCTCGACATCACGCGCGCGCGTGGGTACGCCGCCGACGTCGAGGAGACCTGGGAGGGCGTGGCGTCCGTCGCCGCGCCGATCCACGACCGGCGGCGGATGCCGGTGGGCGCGGTCGGCATCACCGGCGCCGTGGAACGGCTGTGCCGGGCCGAGGACAGGGACGCGCTGCGGCCCGAGCTGATCGCGGCCGTGCGGGACTGCGCCCGTGCGGTGTCGCGGGATCTGGGTGCCGGGCGGTTCTGA